AGATCAGGTGCAGGTCGTATCGTCTTACTTTGGCAATGTGATAATCAAAGTAAAGGGAAAAAGACTTGCTATAACAAGGGATGCGGCGGAGCGGATAAAGCTGGCTTAGATTGAAAGTCAGAAGAAACGGAAAAAAACGGTAGTTGCTGGAGAACAGCGGCTGCCGTTCTTTTGTCATAAAAATTATTAAATCTTTATAGATATTTAATTGACTAAGAATATATGCAATGATAAACTTTCAAAGATATTCAAATAAAGTAAGAATACGCTTGGAAATGTAAAGGGGAAAACAACGTCAGCTAAAGCATGGCATTTTCTCCGTCAGAAGAAAGCGTAGATATCAGATGAATGTATCCTTGCATAATGTATATTAACGTTTACAACATAACATCACCTGTACAGGTGATGTTATGTTGTGCACATAGAAAGACTAGAGGGGGATACATTCATCTGATTAATAATTGTTCAAGGAGGAAATGACATGCAGATATTCAGAAATCTGAAGCCGTATTGGAAGTCGGTCATTATCATAGCCCTGCTTCTCGTTCTGCAGGCATACTGTGATCTGTCACTTCCGGACTACACCTCAAAGCTCATAGATACCGGTATACAGAACTACGGTATAGAGAACTGTAGCCCAAAACAGATCCCGGAGAAAGCCTATAACGTGATAGACGGATTTATGGATGACGATGAGAAAGCCGTATGGGAGAAATATTATAAAGACGGTTCGGATGGTTATTATTATCTGACAGAAGACGGCGAGAAACACATAGAAGAAGTGGATAGTGCCTGTATGAAGGGACTTATGATGTATTACTATCCCTATCAGATGGTGAACTCTGACGAGGACAATGCAATTAAGGCAGGACTCGATAAGATGGGAATCACCCTTGACGAGATGCCGGAGGAGATGTGGGCGCAGATCGGTGAACAGATGAAGCCTACGGTTGACGGCATGCTCGACAGCATGGGTGAAGACTATATGGAATCCACAGCCATAGCATGTACAAGGATATGCTACGACAGCTTTGGCTACGATTATAAGGCAGGACAGATGTCATATCTGAAGTGGGCAGCGGTGAAGATGCTTGGGATGTCACTTCTCATGGCTGCAGCTGCGGTTCTCATAGGACTTGTGGCGTCAAGGGTTGCGGCAAGCGTTGCCTGCGGACTCAGAGAGAAGGTGTTCAACAAGGTTATCGCATTTTCGGATGCTGAGATCAACAAGTTCTCAACCGCATCTCTTATAACGAGATCTACAAATGATGTCCAGCAGATACAGATGGTTACAGTTATGATGCTCAGAATGGTTCTATATGCACCGATACTTTCTATTGGAGGAATCGTCAAGGTTGTTGAGAATGGAGCCGGAATGGGCTGGGTAATATTCATCGGTATAGCAGCAGTTGTGATTCTCATGGGAACGCTTATGGTCATCGCCATGCCAAAGTTTAAAGTTATGCAGACACTGGTGGACAGAGTAAACCTTGTGTCAAGAGAGATACTTACAGGTATCCCGGTTATCAGGGCATTTGGCAGAGAGGAACGAGAGGAAGAGAGATTTGACGAGGCAAATAAAGACCTGACGAAGAACACATTGTTCGTCAATAGAGTCATGACATTTGCAATGCCTATACTCATGTTCATCATGTATGCCATAAGCATACTCATAGAGTGGGTGGCAGCTCACAAGATTGATGCGGGTGTCCTCCAGGTAGGATCAATGACTGCATTTATTACATACACAATGCTTATTATCATGTCGTTCCTTATGCTCAGCATGATGTCAGTCATGCTCCCTCGTGCCAGTGTGGCAGCAGACAGAATACAGGAGATCATAGATACGGATGTGACGGTTCAGGACGCAGCCGGGGCAAAGAAGCTTGAAGCACCAAGGGGTGTCGTAAAGTATGACAATGTCGCATTTGCATATCCGGGAGCAGATGAGAACGTACTTGAGAATATCTCATTTGAGGCCAAGCCTGGACAGACTACGGCGATCATAGGAAGTACCGGTTGTGGTAAGAGTACACTGGTTCAGCTCCTCCCGAGATTCTATGATGTTACGGAGGGGTCGATAACGATAGACGGACAGGATATAAGAGACCTCACCATGGAGAGCGTGAGACAGAATATCGGTTTTGTTCCGCAGAAGGGAATTCTGTTCTCGGGAACGATTGCGTCCAATATAAGATTCGGTGCACCAGATGCATCTGATGAAGATGTCAAGCTTGCAGCTGAGATTGCCCAGGCATCCGACTTCATAGAGGAGAAGGAGCACGGTTACGACAGTGCGGTTGCCCAGGGCGGTGGAAATGTGTCCGGTGGTCAGAAACAGCGTCTTGCTATAGCCAGGGCCATAGCGAGAAAGCCGAAGATCCTGATATTTGACGACAGCTTTTCGGCGCTTGATTTCAAGACGGATGTGGCAGTCAGAAAGGCACTTGGCGAGCACGTAAATGACAGTACAGTATTTATCGTTGCACAGCGAGTAAGCACCATACTCTCAGCAGATCAGATACTTGTGCTTGACGAGGGTACGATAGTCGGCAAGGGAACTCACAAGGAACTCATGCAGACCTGTGAGGAGTACAGGCAGATAGCCGAGTCGCAGCTTTCCCCATCGGAGATAGCAGCCAGTCTTGGAACTGACTCAGAAAGGCAGGTGTAGGACATGGCAGAACAGAATCAGACAAATAATCAGAGAAGTTTCAGAGGCCCTAGAAGAGGCCACGGTCCTATGAGGGGCGGCGAGAAAGCCAAGGACTTCAAGGGAACGATAGGAAAGTTATTCAGATATATAGGCAAGTACAAGGCAGCGGTTGTTGTCGTTGCTATATTTGCAATTGGAAGTACAATATTCAACGTAGTATGTCCGAAGGTACTCGGCAAGGCGACAACAGCCCTGTCCGAGGGGATCATGAACAAGATAACAGGCAACGGCGGAATTGATTTCACGTATATCGGTAAGATATTGCTGTTCTGTCTCGGTTTGTATGTGCTAAGTGTGACATTTAGCTTTGTTCAGGGCTTCATCATGACCGGTATCACCCAGAAGGTGTGCTACAGGATGAGACGTGAGGTATCCGAGAAGATCAACAGGATGCCGATGAGCTACTTTGAGAGCAGAACCTATGGCGAGGTACTTTCAAGGATCACAAATGATATAGACACCATGGGAAATGGTCTGAACCAGAGTATCACACAGCTCATTACATCGGTTAGTACGGTCATCGGTGTAATCGTGATGATGCTCACGATCAGCCCGCTTATGACACTTATATCAGTGCTGATACTTCCGATAAGTATCATGCTCATGATGTTTGTCATCAAGAAATCCCAGAGATTCTTCAAGCAGCAGCAGGAATACGTGGGACACATAAACGGTCAGGTTGAAGAGGTGTATGGCGGACACAATGTCATAAAAGCGTTCAATAAGGAGAACGACGTTAGAAGAGAGTTCCATGAGACAAATGAGACTCTGTACAAGTCAGCATGGAAGTCACAGTTCTTCTCAGGACTGATGCAGCCTATTATGATGTTTGTCGGTAATCTGGGCTATGTGGCAGTTGCCATATCAGGTGCGGCTCTGGCGATCAGAGGAACTATCCAGATAGGTGATATCCAGGCATTTATACAGTACGTGAAGAATCTCACACAGCCTGTTCAGCAGGTTGCCCAGGTCACAAATATGATGCAGCAGATGGCAGCAGCCGCTGAGCGAGTATTTGAACTTCTTGAAGAGAAAGAAGAGGAGCAGATAGTAGAGAATCCTGTATCCACAGAGAGAATCAAGGGTGAAGTTACATTTGAACATGTAAAGTTTGGCTACAATCCGGATCAGATCATCATCAAGGATTTCTCAGCCCATGTAAAACCGGGACAGCAGGTAGCCATAGTCGGACCTACCGGAGCGGGCAAGACCACCATGGTCAAGCTGCTCATGAGATTCTACGACGTGAATGGCGGTGCTATACTTCTGGACGGACACAATATTAAGGACTTCAACAGGCGTGAGCTCAGGGATGTATTTGGCATGGTGCTTCAGGACACATGGCTGTTCAAGGGCACTATCATGGAGAATATCAGATATGGAAGATTGAACGCTACGGATGAGGAAGTTATCGCAGCGGCAAAGGCAGCTCATGCACATAGATTTATCTCGGCACTTCCGGGTGGATACAACATGGAGCTCAATGAGGAGATAACAAATATCTCCCAGGGACAGAAACAGCTCTTAACTATCGCAAGAGCAATTCTTGCTGACAATCCGGTCCTAATCCTCGATGAGGCTACATCATCAGTCGATACGAGAACAGAACACAGGATTCAGAGAGCCATGGACAATCTGATGAAGGGCAGAACAAGCTTTGTCATAGCCCACAGACTGTCAACCATCAAGAATGCAGACATCATCCTTGTTATGAAGGACGGTGACATCATAGAGCAGGGTAACCATGATGAGCTTATGGCGCAGAATGGATTCTATGCGGATTTGTATAACTCGCAGTGGAGTTAAAGAATATTGAATAATAGGGTATGAAAGCCTGTATAAGCCTATATGAAATCATATTTGACGATTGTCATTGTGGATGATTTCACATAGGGATTATGCAGGCTTTTTGTTATAGATTTGGCGGTTTATAGAATTTTAAGCATTGATAGTGGAGTACTCTTATCATATTCCATAGTTTAAAACTATGGCGAGCCTCGAAATAATAGTATTTTCCATGGACAGCCTATCCTGTTAGAATATCCTCAAGTTAAGAAAACGAGAAAACACTACGGAGGATAAAGACATATGAGCAAATTACAGACACCTTTCAGATACGATTTTGTAGGAAGCTTCCTTAGACCACAGGCACTCAAGGATGCGAAGGCAGCATACAGGGACGGAAAGATCACCAAGGAAGAGTTCGACAAAGTTGTCAATGAGGAGATTACCAAGGTTGTTGCAAAACAGAAGGAACTCGGATTCCATGCGATCACAGATGGCGAGTTCAGAAGAACATTCTGGCATCTTGACTTTATGTGGGGACTTGATGGCGTTGCCCATGAGAACACTGGAAATGGTGTGAAATTCGATGCAGAGCTTGCAGTTCTTGACGACACTTATCTTGTAGGCAAGATAAAGGCAAAGGCGCACCCATTTGTTGAATATTTTAAGTTCTTAAAGCAGTTCGAGGATGAGAATACTGTTGCAAAGTATACGATACCGGCTCCTGCACAGACATTTCAGCAGATGATAGTACCTGACAATATTGCAAACACAAGGAAGTTCTATCCTGCAAATGAGGAGCTTATCCAGGACATTGGAAAGGCTTATCAGGATGTAATTAAGCAGTTTTATGATGCAGGCTGTCGAAATCTTCAGCTTGACGATTGTACATGGGGCGCCATAGTGGGGGATGCCGCAAAGCAGAGATATAAGGCACTTGGAATATCACTTGAGGATGTCAAGAAAGAGCTGCTTGCAGTGAACAACCTTGCATTGGAGGGAAAGCCGGAGGATATGGTTATTACATCACATATCTGCAGAGGAAATTATCACTCAACATTCTTCACCAGTGGTCCTTATGACACAGTTGCAGATTACGTATTTGCAAATGAGAATGTGGATGCGCTGTTCCTTGAGTATGATGATGAGAGATCAGGCGGATTTGCACCTCTTGCAAAGGTTTCAGAGAACAAGAAGGTCGTGCTCGGACTCATCACTA
This sequence is a window from Coprococcus eutactus. Protein-coding genes within it:
- a CDS encoding FeoA domain-containing protein; this encodes MMSLSDTVNGFSGEIAWNCADRSLFGACQLETGDQVQVVSSYFGNVIIKVKGKRLAITRDAAERIKLA
- a CDS encoding ABC transporter ATP-binding protein yields the protein MQIFRNLKPYWKSVIIIALLLVLQAYCDLSLPDYTSKLIDTGIQNYGIENCSPKQIPEKAYNVIDGFMDDDEKAVWEKYYKDGSDGYYYLTEDGEKHIEEVDSACMKGLMMYYYPYQMVNSDEDNAIKAGLDKMGITLDEMPEEMWAQIGEQMKPTVDGMLDSMGEDYMESTAIACTRICYDSFGYDYKAGQMSYLKWAAVKMLGMSLLMAAAAVLIGLVASRVAASVACGLREKVFNKVIAFSDAEINKFSTASLITRSTNDVQQIQMVTVMMLRMVLYAPILSIGGIVKVVENGAGMGWVIFIGIAAVVILMGTLMVIAMPKFKVMQTLVDRVNLVSREILTGIPVIRAFGREEREEERFDEANKDLTKNTLFVNRVMTFAMPILMFIMYAISILIEWVAAHKIDAGVLQVGSMTAFITYTMLIIMSFLMLSMMSVMLPRASVAADRIQEIIDTDVTVQDAAGAKKLEAPRGVVKYDNVAFAYPGADENVLENISFEAKPGQTTAIIGSTGCGKSTLVQLLPRFYDVTEGSITIDGQDIRDLTMESVRQNIGFVPQKGILFSGTIASNIRFGAPDASDEDVKLAAEIAQASDFIEEKEHGYDSAVAQGGGNVSGGQKQRLAIARAIARKPKILIFDDSFSALDFKTDVAVRKALGEHVNDSTVFIVAQRVSTILSADQILVLDEGTIVGKGTHKELMQTCEEYRQIAESQLSPSEIAASLGTDSERQV
- a CDS encoding ABC transporter ATP-binding protein codes for the protein MAEQNQTNNQRSFRGPRRGHGPMRGGEKAKDFKGTIGKLFRYIGKYKAAVVVVAIFAIGSTIFNVVCPKVLGKATTALSEGIMNKITGNGGIDFTYIGKILLFCLGLYVLSVTFSFVQGFIMTGITQKVCYRMRREVSEKINRMPMSYFESRTYGEVLSRITNDIDTMGNGLNQSITQLITSVSTVIGVIVMMLTISPLMTLISVLILPISIMLMMFVIKKSQRFFKQQQEYVGHINGQVEEVYGGHNVIKAFNKENDVRREFHETNETLYKSAWKSQFFSGLMQPIMMFVGNLGYVAVAISGAALAIRGTIQIGDIQAFIQYVKNLTQPVQQVAQVTNMMQQMAAAAERVFELLEEKEEEQIVENPVSTERIKGEVTFEHVKFGYNPDQIIIKDFSAHVKPGQQVAIVGPTGAGKTTMVKLLMRFYDVNGGAILLDGHNIKDFNRRELRDVFGMVLQDTWLFKGTIMENIRYGRLNATDEEVIAAAKAAHAHRFISALPGGYNMELNEEITNISQGQKQLLTIARAILADNPVLILDEATSSVDTRTEHRIQRAMDNLMKGRTSFVIAHRLSTIKNADIILVMKDGDIIEQGNHDELMAQNGFYADLYNSQWS
- a CDS encoding 5-methyltetrahydropteroyltriglutamate--homocysteine S-methyltransferase, with amino-acid sequence MSKLQTPFRYDFVGSFLRPQALKDAKAAYRDGKITKEEFDKVVNEEITKVVAKQKELGFHAITDGEFRRTFWHLDFMWGLDGVAHENTGNGVKFDAELAVLDDTYLVGKIKAKAHPFVEYFKFLKQFEDENTVAKYTIPAPAQTFQQMIVPDNIANTRKFYPANEELIQDIGKAYQDVIKQFYDAGCRNLQLDDCTWGAIVGDAAKQRYKALGISLEDVKKELLAVNNLALEGKPEDMVITSHICRGNYHSTFFTSGPYDTVADYVFANENVDALFLEYDDERSGGFAPLAKVSENKKVVLGLITTKSPVLEDKEKVIARIHEAAKYVPLDRLCLSPQCGFASCEIGNKLTEDEQWAKLKLVKKIAEEVWS